The Deltaproteobacteria bacterium region CTTAGCCTTAAAATGTTCGTCCTTTTCAGCCCGTTTCAGACGGTCTTACGTTCATCTATGACGATATGAGACGGTTTATAATCCCTGTTCGTCAGACTCCGAGACGTTAAGAACCTTCCGCCTTGCCAGCAGCCATTTTATGACATCAGCTTCCAGATACAGCCTGCTGGTCCTGGTAATCTTCAGGAAGGGAAGCCTTCCGTCGTTTCTTAACCGCGCAACTTGACTTTTTTTGCAGCCGAACAGTTCGCAAAGATCCGGCTCCGTGATTAGGTCTGCAACTTTTGGGGTTTCGTTGTTCATATTCATCCTCCGTAATAAAACTTTTCAGGGCTTCCAGTTTTCTCTCAAGCCCCTTTGCCTTACACTGCTCTTCCAATTCCCTGAGCTTATCCTGTGAACAACCCGCAAGAAGCATGGTACACCGTGAACAGATAAACTCCACATCCCTGCTTGGCCGATAATGCTCACAGGGCTCCGGGTGATTACACCATAGGCATGTTGTCATAGATCTCTCCCTTCCAGAGTTTTAAATACACGGCAATGTCCATTACTCGGCTCCTCTGGTCTGGGGTCCGATCCGTTTCTTCAGCTCCAATAAAAGCACTACCCGCAGGGGTTCAGGCATAGCATGAAGAAATTTAGTCAACGTCTCAACCGTGGGCCGCCGCCGCCGCAAAGAGTCAAAAGCCTTGGTTTGCCACCCATTAAAAGCTTCGTGGAATCTTTGCTTTTCGTCGTCAGTGACTGTCAGCCTGCCATCGAAATAAGAAGCTAGCTCTTCAGGCATAACAAGGGCCTGGTCTGTTAGATCGAACCTTTGTTCAATCGAATTCAACAAATTATCCATTAAGGTGCTTTTCGTTGAGTCTACAAAATCTCTTTCCGGCATTTTGCCTCCTTTCGTTAGCGGAACTTGACCACTGAACGTATGGCTTGCTTCTGATTAAGATTCCGGACAATTGCGTCACGGATCTCCGGGCTGGCCTGCCCAATAGCCTCCAAAACCTCGCTTTGAAATTCCTCAACGGCTCGCATATCGAAAAGGGCCTGGAATATGTCCAGCTGCAATTTGAGTTGCCCCCGAATCTCATTCATGGCTTTTAGGGCCAGCTCCCTCGGGTCCTTGAATTTGTATTCCTTAACCCACTCCGCATCCTTCCCTTTTCCCACCTTCACCTTTTTGACTTGGCTTTCGAGGATCTGCAGGGCCTCATCGTCGCCCCGGTTCCATCTCATCAAAAGTTCAAGGATCTCGTTTGCGTCGCTGTTGATTTTCGTCAACTGCGCCATAGCGTCGATCTTGCAATCGGTTATTTGTTCTATCTTCTTGGCGACAATGACGGCCTTAGTAGTCTTGCCCCGCAACTCCTGAAGCCGCTGGCTCACAGCCTGACGACTTACCCCTATAATTCTTGCCGCTTCAGCTTGGCTTTTACCCCCGTCAATCAGCCGCAAAAGCCGTCTGTCATTAATTTTGTTGGTTGACATAGTTGACACACCACTTGACACGGTTGACATTGCCAGAACCCTTCGGTTTCTCCAATACGGTTGTCACGTTGAATATGTCTATATCTTTTTTTGCCGCTTTTGGACCTCTTCAAAGCTGACCTTATTTGGATTTATCGCCATAGGATCGCCCCAAGAGGTATTCGGTCGGATATTTCGAATAACCGTTTCCAACGGCTGTCGGTAATCATCAGGGTGAATCAGATCAGGCGCTGTGTTTTCCGGGGGAAAAATCCCCTCCGGCCTTCCCGATCCCCTGGCAAGCTCTTCGCCCATGAAAACACCAGGCGTCTGCCTTTCCATCAGCCCTGAGAGCAAGCCATGCGCCTTATTCCGCTGATACCTCCATTGGTACGCTTTCAGGATGTCTTCAAGCTCTTTTTTTGCCCCAAAAAACCGCTCTCGCTCTTCTGGTAAGAGGTTCCTCGAAAGCATTTCATCGACCCAAGCCAAGACCTGATTTACTTGGCCCACGGTCATACCCGCCGCTTGATCAGAAGATCCGCTCAAAAGCCCCACATTGTCCTCCTCGCCCTTCTTAAATTTACCGACCCGCTGGTTTACAGTCTGTCTTTTACCAAAACTCTAGTAAACTCCAGTCAAAAGCCTCACTGAATCGTCTCTTTGTTCTTCTCGATAAAGGTGTCCATATCCACAATATCAACCCACTGCTTCTTGCCGTGCTTGACGACCGGCAGGGTTCCAGACCAAATCAAGGTTCGGACGCTGTACTCTGAACGGCCAAGGTACAAGCCGGCCTCTCGCAGGGTAAAAAGCCGCTTGGCAAAGGGATTGCTTATCCTTTGCGCCTTTTTTCTCTTAGTTATTTCAGTGGGTTGTGAAGGCATGTCACCGTTTTGTAACCGTAATAGAAACCCTATTCGGGCTTATCTTCAGGCACATAACCTCTTCCGTCCCGGCCATTTCTGAAATGTTATCTCAGCGAAATGTCGGCTAAGCATGTCGCAAGCCCTGCCCTTGCTTAAGTCACCAGTTTGCTCGTATCCGGCTCGGGCCAAGGCTTGCAATTGCTTCTCACTCGCCGGATAGTGTCGCCATGAGGCATTAGGCTTGTAGAGCACTTCCGTCCCCTCATTTTTTAGAACGCCGTTAGCGATGCCAAAGGCAAGTTCTGCCGGTAAGGGTTTCGTGGCCAGTGGCCGGATACGCCAATCCTTAACCAATAACGGCATACACCCATTAACGAAACGCCTGATGTACAACGTGCCCGCCCCGAACGATACCACCCAGCCATGCTCGCCCTCTGCCCAGTAATAACGGGAAGGATCATATACGTCCTCTGTCACCATTGTCGGGTTCAAGACCCCTTGTGCAAGCCTTGCGTCCAGCCTAAGAGGTTCTCCGTTATCCTCAGGGTGTGCTCTCGTTGCCTCAACAACGCCCTTCAACCGCTTGTCGATATCGGCCAGAGCAATCAGGGAATGCCTGCTGAGATGGTCCTGAAGATCGATAACGCAGCAATCCTGCTTGCCCGGATAGAGACGCAACCCCCGGCCCATCATTTGGATGTACAGGCCTTTGCTTTTTGTTGGCCTTGCCAGGACCAGGCAATCTACAGACGGCTCGTCAAACCCTTCAGTCAAGACCATGCAGTTGGTCACGACTTGGAGCTTGCCGGTGTGGAGATCCTTCAGCATCCCTCGCCGTTCCTCTATGGGCGTTTCACCATGCACACAAGCTGATTGAATGCCAGCATCTTCAAAGGTCTCCGCCAATGCCTGAGCATGGGCAACGTCAACACTGAAGACAATCGCCTTTCGGTCACTGGCTCTTTCAAGAAAAGAATCAACCACCAGCTCGTTACGTTCAGGGGTGTTCACAGTCTGGGATAATTCCCCAATTTTAAAGTCGCCCCGTGCTGTACCTACACCGTCCAACGTCTGATCCGTCTTGACCGAAACGTACTCGATAGGACACAGCCAACCGTCCGCCATAGCTTCCAGGGTCGTTAGCTCAAATGTTATCTCCTCGAAGATCCCGGCCATGGACTTCTTGTCAGATCGGAACAGGGTTGCGGACACTCCCAGGTGCTTCATATCCGGGTTTAGCTCCCACAACTTTGATAGCGTCCGGTCGTAGGTGTTGCCGTTACTGAGATGGTGCGCTTCGTCTGTAACAACCAGGTCGAAAGCGGGCAATCTGTCCAAGCGCCTGCACAGGGTCTGAATTGAACCTATGACGATCTTGGCATCAGGTTCAAACCGCTCTGCCTTGATAATCCCGATCTCCGGATGTTCATTCCACACGTCCCCCATACGCTCCACAGGCTGCCTGATCAATTCGTCCCTATGGGCAATGACCAGGCATTTCTTTCCGAGTCCAACAGCCTGTCGTACAAGGACGGAGAACAAGATCGTTTTGCCGGTTGCTGTGGGCAAGCTCACCCCTATGGACCGACTGCCTTTTTTGAAGGCCGCTAATATGGCGTCCAGGCATTTCGTCTGGTAGGGTCTCAAGGGAATATCGGAGTCAAAAATCATCGTTCAAGCCGCGCCTTTTTTGGTCACACAAAAAAAATCTGTCCCCACTTTTGTCCCCAAAAAATGAAGGGGAGGTAAGGGGTTGGTTTTGTGGAAGAAAAGACCTATTTTGACCACAATATAGGGGTATAGGGGGGGTAAACAATATTAATGCCCGTATAGAGATCTTACCCCCCCATGACCCTATATAAGCGCCAAAATTGCCCTTTTTTACTGTGATATTAGCCATTTATATGCCCTTCAAAAAGTGGGGACAAAAGTGGGGACAAAATTTTCACCCACGGCTGTAAATTGCCTGTTTCGCATTGTAATTCAGCTCTTTATTCTTGATCAGGTTTTTGGTTGCCGATTCCCAAACCCATAAACCTGATCTTTCGTAATGAACACTCTTCTGAAGCTCTCTTTTTTTCCACGAACCTCTTGCTCTGAGCTTCCTTCGAAGGGTTTCCTCCATCCGGGCTACTTGACCTTCTGCATCGATAGGATCGTAGATTTCCCTGACGTGATACTGCCACTCAATGAGCGCGATCACCTTATTAACCGTTTCCAGATCTACAGTTCGTTTCAAATCATTGACGGCAAGCAGGGGCATAAGTCGCAGGCCGTAGGTATCGAGACGCTTTGCATAAGGCGAGCTGCCCTTGAGTTTTCTGTAAACCTGTGTCCAACACTCGCTTGCGTCCTCGTCAATAGGTATGCCAGATATGCCGTTAATAAGTTTCAGGCGGTTTCGTAGTTGATCATGCAAACGCCGTTTAGTTTCATCAGGTATCGCTTTTGGTATTGGAAAGCATTTGTCGGAGTCTCCGGGCACGAGAAATAGGCGGTTGTTAAAACCGATATCCAGAAACTTTGCGTCAAATAAACCCGCGTAGGTATCCACTGTTGAAGCCGCCAACATGGCGACAAACCCATTCTCGACCACGAAAGGGTCTTTTGACGTATGGTTTTCGTACCGGTTACTTTCGAAGAGGGTATTTACAGCTGGCAATAGGCTTGACTGTTGGATGCCAGCCTTACTGACGAAGACTTTTAATTCATCATAATATATTAGCGCCTTTGGCACTTTGGCAATTAGCTTGCCTAATCCCTCGCCCGACGCCGCCCCCCGGCAAATAACCATAGCTGTAGGATCAACAAATTCTCTGAAATGTTGCTCTGTTTCCTCCATGGCCGTACTTTTCCGAGTATCACCGGATTCGCCCAAGAGGATGGTGTACAGCCTTGGTTGCGGCTTCCGTTGTGAGTGAAGGAATAAGCGATCAGATACGTAGAGGCCAAACATCGTGAGATATGACATGTAGAAGAAGCGGTCAGGGGATTCCATGTGTTCACCGTATATTCTGGCAAAATCCCCGGCTACACCTGACATAACGTGAGAGGGGAATTCAAGGCTGTGGTTGGCTTGCTCTTCTGCCTCCTGGCTTTCAACCTGGATAGCTGCCCGCTCCTCTACCGCTTCGTCAACTTCAGTGGGACAAGAGCGCGGTCTAAACCTGTCCGGGTCATAACCTTCACAAAATTGGGCCAAATTGTCATTGTTACTGATTTTCTCTCTCGCCTCCGCCCAGCTGCGGCCTTTACAGCTATTGTG contains the following coding sequences:
- a CDS encoding helix-turn-helix domain-containing protein, with amino-acid sequence MNNETPKVADLITEPDLCELFGCKKSQVARLRNDGRLPFLKITRTSRLYLEADVIKWLLARRKVLNVSESDEQGL
- a CDS encoding AsnC family protein; its protein translation is MSTNKINDRRLLRLIDGGKSQAEAARIIGVSRQAVSQRLQELRGKTTKAVIVAKKIEQITDCKIDAMAQLTKINSDANEILELLMRWNRGDDEALQILESQVKKVKVGKGKDAEWVKEYKFKDPRELALKAMNEIRGQLKLQLDIFQALFDMRAVEEFQSEVLEAIGQASPEIRDAIVRNLNQKQAIRSVVKFR
- a CDS encoding helix-turn-helix domain-containing protein, producing MPSQPTEITKRKKAQRISNPFAKRLFTLREAGLYLGRSEYSVRTLIWSGTLPVVKHGKKQWVDIVDMDTFIEKNKETIQ
- a CDS encoding DEAD/DEAH box helicase translates to MIFDSDIPLRPYQTKCLDAILAAFKKGSRSIGVSLPTATGKTILFSVLVRQAVGLGKKCLVIAHRDELIRQPVERMGDVWNEHPEIGIIKAERFEPDAKIVIGSIQTLCRRLDRLPAFDLVVTDEAHHLSNGNTYDRTLSKLWELNPDMKHLGVSATLFRSDKKSMAGIFEEITFELTTLEAMADGWLCPIEYVSVKTDQTLDGVGTARGDFKIGELSQTVNTPERNELVVDSFLERASDRKAIVFSVDVAHAQALAETFEDAGIQSACVHGETPIEERRGMLKDLHTGKLQVVTNCMVLTEGFDEPSVDCLVLARPTKSKGLYIQMMGRGLRLYPGKQDCCVIDLQDHLSRHSLIALADIDKRLKGVVEATRAHPEDNGEPLRLDARLAQGVLNPTMVTEDVYDPSRYYWAEGEHGWVVSFGAGTLYIRRFVNGCMPLLVKDWRIRPLATKPLPAELAFGIANGVLKNEGTEVLYKPNASWRHYPASEKQLQALARAGYEQTGDLSKGRACDMLSRHFAEITFQKWPGRKRLCA
- a CDS encoding DUF3987 domain-containing protein, which encodes MAEQRNNSFEMLFNTFFKPGEVAEIRVIGITGKGPWDGWAKGTVSGYFNDPVEFAKAAAVIDNLQKAEGIYFTLNPVNPALLARANNRLVAPKATTTDDQVICHRWLLIDTDPVRPSGISATAEEVETAIDCRNKVAGWLEKNGWPLPIKAFSSNGGHALYRLEDLPNTPEIADLKRKALQVINEKFGKNGVDVDVKVFNAARIVKLYGTWGRKGDSTEDRPHRQSFLEEVPTPLNPVSLNQPTRLAAQAQKTQSQTPRSKPQEHGRNLGPMSVGQYLTHYGIDHKIKERGDLTIHILMDGCLFDPSHTKGEASIIQNGNGLITYQCFHNSCKGRSWAEAREKISNNDNLAQFCEGYDPDRFRPRSCPTEVDEAVEERAAIQVESQEAEEQANHSLEFPSHVMSGVAGDFARIYGEHMESPDRFFYMSYLTMFGLYVSDRLFLHSQRKPQPRLYTILLGESGDTRKSTAMEETEQHFREFVDPTAMVICRGAASGEGLGKLIAKVPKALIYYDELKVFVSKAGIQQSSLLPAVNTLFESNRYENHTSKDPFVVENGFVAMLAASTVDTYAGLFDAKFLDIGFNNRLFLVPGDSDKCFPIPKAIPDETKRRLHDQLRNRLKLINGISGIPIDEDASECWTQVYRKLKGSSPYAKRLDTYGLRLMPLLAVNDLKRTVDLETVNKVIALIEWQYHVREIYDPIDAEGQVARMEETLRRKLRARGSWKKRELQKSVHYERSGLWVWESATKNLIKNKELNYNAKQAIYSRG